The window TCGGATCCGGTGTCGAACCGCTCGATGACGTCGTTGACTAAGACCACGTCGCCGACCGCGCGCACCCATCGGTACGGGACGATGACGCCGGTGTTCCGCTCGACGCGCCCCGCGAACAGCTCGTGGTTGAGTTCGGCGAGGGCGAGCCCGGTCA is drawn from Halorubrum sp. BV1 and contains these coding sequences:
- a CDS encoding PRC-barrel domain-containing protein: MNAAPQEITSLVGREVYSNNGVFVGEIEDVRLDLDAQAVTGLALAELNHELFAGRVERNTGVIVPYRWVRAVGDVVLVNDVIERFDTGSDEDEADVGQAPR